Proteins encoded in a region of the Photobacterium profundum SS9 genome:
- the asd gene encoding aspartate-semialdehyde dehydrogenase, protein MMKVGLVGWRGMVGSVLMQRMVEEGDFNFIEPVFYSTSQIGIPAPNLGKDAGLLQDAFDIDSLKKLDAIITCQGGSYTEKVYPALRAAGWKGYWIDAASTLRMDPQSIITLDPVNFDQIKQGIHSGTNTYVGGNCTVSLMLMAVGGLYKEGLVEWMTSQTYQAASGAGAKNMRELINQMGVINDTVSSELANPATSILDIDRKVSETLRSSGFPSQEFGAPLAGSLIPWIDVKRENGQSKEEWKASVETNKILGLQDNPVPIDGTCVRIGAMRCHSQALTLKLKKNVPLDEIEEMIASHNDWVKVIPNDSDATVQELSPAKVTGTLSVPVGRLRKLAMGDDFLNAFTVGDQLLWGAAEPLRRTLRIILSEKA, encoded by the coding sequence ATGATGAAGGTTGGTTTAGTTGGTTGGCGTGGCATGGTGGGTTCTGTGCTGATGCAGCGCATGGTTGAAGAGGGTGACTTCAATTTCATTGAGCCTGTATTTTATTCAACATCTCAAATCGGAATCCCAGCACCTAACTTAGGTAAAGATGCTGGCTTACTGCAAGATGCGTTTGATATTGATAGTTTGAAAAAACTGGATGCCATTATTACCTGTCAAGGTGGTAGCTATACAGAAAAAGTATACCCAGCATTGCGCGCTGCAGGCTGGAAAGGTTATTGGATTGATGCTGCCTCTACATTACGTATGGATCCTCAATCTATTATTACGCTAGATCCGGTTAACTTCGATCAAATTAAACAGGGCATTCATAGCGGTACTAACACTTATGTTGGTGGTAACTGTACGGTTAGTTTAATGCTAATGGCTGTTGGTGGTCTTTATAAAGAAGGCCTTGTTGAGTGGATGACATCGCAAACCTACCAAGCGGCTTCTGGTGCGGGTGCGAAAAATATGCGTGAGTTGATCAACCAAATGGGTGTGATTAACGATACGGTGTCAAGCGAGCTTGCAAACCCAGCAACATCGATTCTAGATATTGATCGTAAAGTGTCTGAAACCTTACGTTCATCTGGTTTCCCTTCGCAAGAATTTGGCGCGCCGCTTGCGGGTTCATTAATTCCGTGGATTGATGTGAAGCGTGAAAATGGCCAGAGTAAAGAAGAGTGGAAAGCGTCGGTAGAAACGAACAAGATTCTTGGCTTACAAGATAACCCAGTGCCGATTGATGGTACATGTGTACGTATTGGTGCAATGCGCTGTCACAGCCAAGCATTAACGTTGAAGCTGAAGAAGAATGTACCGTTAGATGAGATCGAAGAAATGATCGCATCACATAATGACTGGGTTAAAGTGATCCCTAACGATAGCGATGCGACCGTTCAAGAGCTTAGCCCTGCGAAAGTAACGGGCACATTGTCTGTTCCTGTTGGTCGTTTACGTAAACTGGCAATGGGTGATGATTTCCTCAATGCCTTTACTGTTGGTGACCAATTACTATGGGGTGCTGCAGAGCCACTTCGTCGTACACTTCGCATTATCTTGTCTGAAAAAGCGTAA
- the sodB gene encoding superoxide dismutase [Fe] gives MAFELPALPYAINALEPHISQETLEYHHGKHHNTYVVKLNGLVEGTDLAEKSLEEIIKTSTGGVFNNAAQIWNHTFYWHSLSPNAGGEPTGEVADAIAKAFGSFEEFKAKFTDSAINNFGSSWTWLVKNADGSLAIVNTSNAGTPITEEGVTPLLTVDLWEHAYYIDFRNVRPDYMAAFWSLVNWEFVAKNLAA, from the coding sequence ATGGCATTTGAATTACCAGCTCTACCGTACGCAATCAACGCTCTTGAGCCACATATCTCTCAAGAAACGCTAGAATACCACCACGGTAAGCACCACAACACTTACGTTGTTAAGCTAAACGGCCTTGTTGAAGGTACTGATCTAGCAGAGAAGTCTCTTGAAGAAATCATCAAGACTTCAACTGGTGGTGTATTTAACAACGCAGCTCAGATCTGGAACCACACGTTCTACTGGCACAGCCTAAGCCCTAACGCTGGCGGCGAACCAACGGGTGAAGTAGCAGACGCTATCGCTAAAGCATTCGGTTCTTTCGAAGAATTCAAAGCGAAATTCACTGATTCAGCAATCAACAACTTCGGTTCTTCTTGGACTTGGCTTGTTAAGAACGCTGACGGCTCTCTAGCAATCGTAAATACATCTAACGCTGGTACTCCAATCACAGAAGAAGGTGTTACTCCTCTTCTTACTGTTGATCTGTGGGAACACGCTTACTACATCGATTTCCGTAACGTTCGTCCTGATTACATGGCTGCTTTCTGGTCACTAGTAAACTGGGAATTCGTAGCGAAGAACCTAGCGGCATAA
- a CDS encoding Grx4 family monothiol glutaredoxin codes for METIDKIKQQISENPILLYMKGSPKLPSCGFSSQTSQALMSCGEKFAYVDILQNPDIRAELPVYAQWPTFPQLWIEGELIGGCDIVLEMFQKGELQPLIKEAAVRRDGEAAAE; via the coding sequence ATGGAAACCATCGATAAGATTAAGCAGCAGATTTCAGAAAACCCAATTCTGTTGTACATGAAAGGCTCTCCAAAACTACCAAGCTGTGGTTTTTCATCTCAAACGTCACAAGCGCTAATGTCATGTGGTGAGAAGTTTGCTTACGTAGATATTCTTCAAAACCCAGACATCCGTGCAGAACTACCTGTTTACGCACAATGGCCAACTTTCCCACAATTGTGGATCGAAGGTGAGCTAATTGGTGGTTGTGATATCGTTCTGGAAATGTTCCAGAAAGGTGAGCTTCAGCCGCTAATCAAAGAAGCTGCTGTACGTCGTGATGGCGAAGCTGCTGCTGAGTAA
- the nhaC gene encoding Na+/H+ antiporter NhaC yields MEKQTTKLPSIMQVTLALGTFLALAFSFTAKLDLPIQLALYIGWFIIITLGIKLGHDYKSLEKAATQGISNGLGAILILLAVGSLVGTWIAGGIVPTIIYYGLQAIHPSIFLLATMLICSLTALATGTSWGAAGTAGIAMMGIGQGLGVPAPMTAGAVLSGCYFGDKMSPLSDSVILASSMSGVEVMEHIKGMLPIALISYIITGILFTGAGLHYAGNVDMAQVDSVILAMENQFVISPFSFIPVIIVLGLLAMRLPSFPVISFGSLLGIVWAVMVQDMDPLVAFNTAWEPFSISSGVDFIDAILNRGGMSSMLGSVAVIIFGLGFGGLLDKVGVLQTVAKLFEKRVNSAGSLATSTIATAFFGNVFGSAMYVSLILTPKICAKNYDRLGYQRKNLSRNAEFGGTLTSGMVPWSDNGIYMASILGVATFSYAPFMWLSFVCIIVTIVTSYMGWFVDRCPPTITEETDENENLAVTQQTA; encoded by the coding sequence ATGGAAAAACAGACTACGAAGCTACCATCGATAATGCAAGTGACCCTTGCCCTTGGTACTTTCCTTGCACTGGCATTCTCTTTCACCGCTAAACTTGATTTACCTATTCAACTAGCACTTTATATCGGCTGGTTCATTATTATTACGCTAGGTATCAAACTTGGCCATGACTATAAATCGCTTGAAAAAGCAGCAACCCAAGGCATTTCAAATGGCTTAGGCGCTATCTTAATACTGCTTGCTGTCGGCTCCCTGGTGGGTACTTGGATTGCAGGTGGTATCGTGCCAACAATTATTTATTACGGCTTGCAAGCCATTCACCCGTCAATCTTTCTACTTGCAACCATGCTTATCTGTTCTCTAACAGCGTTAGCGACAGGTACATCTTGGGGTGCTGCGGGTACTGCGGGTATCGCGATGATGGGTATTGGACAAGGTCTTGGCGTGCCTGCCCCAATGACAGCAGGTGCTGTGCTTTCAGGCTGTTACTTTGGTGACAAAATGTCGCCACTATCTGATTCTGTGATTCTAGCTTCTTCTATGTCTGGCGTAGAAGTGATGGAGCACATCAAAGGCATGCTACCTATCGCTTTAATCAGCTATATCATTACAGGTATTCTATTTACTGGTGCTGGCTTGCACTATGCAGGTAATGTAGACATGGCTCAGGTTGATTCTGTAATCCTTGCGATGGAAAATCAGTTTGTAATCTCTCCATTCTCTTTCATACCTGTGATTATTGTTCTAGGTCTACTGGCAATGCGCCTACCGTCTTTCCCAGTTATCTCTTTCGGCTCGTTACTGGGTATCGTATGGGCGGTAATGGTTCAAGACATGGACCCGCTTGTAGCATTTAATACAGCATGGGAACCCTTCTCTATTAGTTCTGGCGTTGACTTCATTGATGCGATTCTAAACCGCGGTGGCATGTCATCTATGCTGGGTTCAGTTGCCGTTATCATCTTTGGTCTGGGTTTTGGTGGTCTACTTGATAAAGTAGGTGTACTACAAACGGTTGCTAAGTTATTCGAAAAACGCGTTAACTCTGCGGGTAGCTTAGCGACATCTACGATTGCGACTGCATTCTTTGGTAACGTATTTGGTTCTGCTATGTACGTATCATTAATTCTAACGCCTAAAATCTGTGCGAAGAACTATGACCGCCTAGGTTACCAACGTAAGAACCTGTCTCGTAACGCGGAATTTGGCGGCACGTTAACATCTGGTATGGTGCCTTGGAGTGATAATGGTATTTACATGGCAAGTATATTGGGGGTAGCAACCTTCTCTTACGCACCATTTATGTGGTTAAGCTTCGTCTGTATTATCGTGACTATCGTGACATCTTACATGGGTTGGTTTGTTGATCGTTGCCCACCAACAATTACTGAAGAAACTGATGAGAATGAGAACCTAGCCGTTACTCAACAAACAGCTTAA